One Streptomyces fagopyri DNA window includes the following coding sequences:
- a CDS encoding helix-turn-helix domain-containing protein: MPRWKALPDELDPQVKEFAVQLRRLVDRSGLGIAALADRTGYSRTSWERYLNGRLLAPKGAVVALAEVTGTSPVHLTTMWELAERAWSRSEMRHDMTMEAIRISQARAALGEAGAHPANGSDGRRARNGRGATLMPGIAGPAGVVPSVPPQPTAAEVEDAVSGTSSPPAGGAPGGSSSGGSSSGGASRGGGWGAVATPPSGDPGRFGPPVAAGPARPAASTGGASAGARPPAGASSDGVSADRARRRRRLTMFLAGVVGALVVIGVAVLLTGGGGDKKNQGTPKAATTSAAVHPDLPAGVKCGGSDCTGKDPENMGCGGRLATTSTSVTVGTTLVEVRYSKTCAAAWARITQAVAGDSVVVSAGGAPGQSGSVDTDTDTDAYTPMIAVKDVGEAKACVTLKSGQRGCTR; this comes from the coding sequence ATGCCTCGTTGGAAGGCCTTGCCGGATGAACTCGATCCGCAGGTCAAGGAGTTCGCTGTCCAGCTGCGCCGATTGGTCGACCGGAGCGGGCTGGGGATCGCCGCTCTGGCCGACCGCACCGGCTACAGCAGGACGTCCTGGGAGCGTTACCTCAACGGCCGGCTCCTCGCGCCCAAGGGCGCGGTCGTCGCCCTGGCCGAGGTGACCGGGACCAGTCCCGTTCATCTGACCACGATGTGGGAGCTCGCCGAGCGCGCCTGGAGCCGTTCGGAGATGCGCCACGACATGACCATGGAAGCGATCCGCATCTCCCAGGCGCGGGCCGCGCTGGGGGAGGCCGGGGCGCACCCGGCGAACGGGAGCGACGGCAGGCGGGCCCGCAACGGCCGCGGCGCGACCCTGATGCCCGGGATCGCCGGGCCCGCGGGTGTGGTGCCGTCGGTGCCGCCGCAGCCGACCGCGGCGGAGGTGGAGGACGCGGTGTCCGGGACCTCGTCGCCGCCCGCGGGTGGCGCGCCCGGTGGTTCCTCGTCCGGCGGGTCCTCCTCCGGAGGGGCTTCGCGGGGTGGCGGCTGGGGGGCCGTCGCCACGCCGCCGTCCGGGGACCCGGGGCGGTTCGGACCGCCGGTGGCCGCCGGTCCGGCGAGGCCCGCCGCGTCCACGGGGGGCGCGTCGGCGGGTGCGCGGCCGCCCGCGGGGGCGTCGTCCGACGGGGTGTCGGCCGACAGGGCGCGGCGCAGGCGGCGGCTGACGATGTTCCTCGCGGGCGTCGTGGGTGCGCTCGTCGTCATCGGCGTGGCCGTTCTCCTCACGGGGGGCGGCGGTGACAAGAAGAACCAGGGCACGCCCAAGGCGGCCACGACGTCCGCCGCCGTCCATCCCGACCTGCCGGCCGGGGTGAAGTGCGGCGGCAGCGACTGCACGGGCAAGGACCCGGAGAACATGGGCTGCGGGGGGCGGTTGGCGACCACTTCCACCAGCGTCACGGTCGGTACGACGCTCGTCGAGGTCCGCTACAGCAAGACCTGTGCGGCGGCCTGGGCGCGTATCACGCAGGCCGTGGCCGGTGACTCGGTCGTGGTGTCCGCCGGTGGCGCACCCGGGCAGAGCGGGTCCGTGGACACCGACACCGACACCGACGCGTATACGCCGATGATCGCCGTCAAGGACGTGGGTGAGGCGAAGGCGTGCGTGACGTTGAAGTCGGGGCAGCGGGGGTGTACGCGGTGA
- a CDS encoding helix-turn-helix domain-containing protein, translated as MGAWQPLPEELPAEVRHFVEQVRLLKDSTGLSLVALGARTAYSKSSWQRYLNATQPPPRQAVAALCRVAGLPDAEAERFGVRWELAVRVWPREPAPLRLPVGAPDPGGRDGTHDTHDGHGGHDGARQGVDGGAGAYEEEPTLPWWDLLDEEPPPGPRTGRVLLSAALLVLTLLLVAVAGAVALG; from the coding sequence ATGGGTGCCTGGCAGCCGTTGCCGGAGGAACTTCCCGCGGAGGTGCGGCACTTCGTCGAGCAGGTGCGGCTGCTCAAGGACAGCACCGGGCTGAGCCTGGTCGCCCTGGGCGCGCGCACCGCGTACAGCAAGTCGTCCTGGCAGCGCTACCTCAACGCGACCCAGCCGCCACCCCGGCAGGCGGTCGCCGCCCTGTGCCGGGTCGCGGGCCTCCCGGACGCCGAGGCCGAACGCTTCGGCGTGCGGTGGGAGTTGGCGGTACGGGTCTGGCCCCGCGAGCCCGCGCCGCTGCGTCTTCCGGTGGGCGCCCCGGACCCCGGCGGGCGCGACGGCACCCACGACACGCACGACGGACACGGTGGACACGACGGTGCGCGGCAGGGCGTGGACGGCGGTGCGGGCGCGTACGAGGAGGAGCCCACCCTTCCGTGGTGGGACCTGCTCGACGAGGAGCCCCCGCCCGGCCCGCGCACGGGACGCGTCCTTCTCTCCGCCGCGTTGCTCGTCCTCACGCTCCTCCTCGTCGCTGTCGCGGGCGCTGTCGCTCTCGGGTGA